In Maylandia zebra isolate NMK-2024a linkage group LG12, Mzebra_GT3a, whole genome shotgun sequence, a single genomic region encodes these proteins:
- the dapk1 gene encoding death-associated protein kinase 1 isoform X2 produces the protein MQTRLCSCLLAGNRSSGQFAVVRRCRHRTTGVEFAAKFIKKRRSKSSRRGVTREDIEREVNILKEIQHPNVIALHEVFENKAEVILILELVAGGELFDFLAEKESLSEEEATQFLKQILDGVHYLHSKRIAHFDLKPENIMLLNRSVPHPRIKIIDFGLAHKIDFGNDFKNIFGTPEFVAPEVVNYEPLGLEADMWSVGVITYILLSGASPFLGDNKQETLANVSAVDYTFDEEFFSNTSVLAKDFIARLLVKDPKKRMTIQDSLQHPWIKPKDTQQALSRKESAVNMEKFKKFAARRKWKQSVRLISLCNRLSRSFLSRSNISVARSDDTLDEEDSFVMKAIIHAINDDNVPGLQHLLGSLNNYDVNQPNKHGTPPLLIAAGCGNIQIIEVLMRKGAEIRAHDKSGANAIYYAARHGHVATLRFLHDKKCPLDVQDKSGETALHVAARYGNVDVVSYLCSIRANPDLTDREQETPLHCAAWHGYSPVARALCQAGCHVDAKNREGESPLLTASARGFVDIVECLVEHGAELETTDKEGHTALHLAVRRCQVEVVRCLLRHRCQVDQQDRHGNTPLHIACKDGNLPVVMAICNAKAILDLPNKSGRTPLHLAANNGSLEVVRHLCLAGANIDAVTNDGKTAEDLASAEHHEHVVSLLGKLKKDNHKLSYIQQLRPTQTVQPRIKLKLFGHLGAGKSTLLESLKCGILRSFFRRRRTRMTNAARHPNSPVNSKPPVSVSISNLYPGCENVSVRSRSMMFEPSLTKGVLEVFSPVHSALSAADEQATKAIDIQHANIHGVGDFSVWEFSGNPVYYCTYDYFAANDVTAIHVVLFSLEEPYETQLGHITYWLNLLKALTLPQESISFGGRIQQPLAVVLVATHADLADVPRAFSGEFSYDKERALLKEVRNRFGNDLQISDKLFVMDAGASNSKDMKLLRSHLQELRASVVSRCSPMTLLSERLLAVLPTWRKLSGPNQLMSWQQFVSDVQEHINPLVSQDHLRTLALQLHSMGEINIMQSETVQDVVLLEPRWLCSSILGKLLSVETPKAIHHYRGRYRLEEVQALAPESDVDELLQILDAMDVCARDVTNPTMVDVPALIKTNGLHRSWTEEEEEESLLYGGVRIVPAEHLTPFPCGLFHKLQVNLCRWSHQQKPEEDGADDNDGDIHLWTNGAKVSQAGVEAMILLVNHGQGVEIQVRGHDSERAKCYTLLDTLCSITENLLASTLPGQLTAKYYLSPQQLREHHAPIMVYQPKDFFRAQVQRETSLTNTMGGYRESFSSILAFGCAEIYQWGILGTDVHISDVPLLARRKLCRMLDPPDAMGKDWCLLAMNLGLTELVAKYSNGTPNGTSELDLDSDSQQAALQPSPTAALLQEWSGRAGSRVGVLMAKLRELGRRDAADFLLKASPVFKVNTEALGGAANGYPPTCNGGTSYNSISSVISR, from the exons CGGTCAGTTTGCTGTGGTCAGAAGATGCAGACACAGGACTACAGGTGTGGAGTTCGCCGCCAAATTCATCAAGAAGCGGCGCAGCAAGTCGAGCCGACGAGGGGTGACGCGGGAGGACATCGAGCGCGAGGTGAACATCCTGAAAGAGATCCAGCACCCGAACGTCATCGCGCTGCACGAAGTCTTTGAAAACAAGGCGGAGGTCATCCTGATCCTGGAGCT GGTGGCCGGAGGCGAGCTCTTCGACTTCCTGGCAGAGAAGGAGTCCCTGAGCGAGGAGGAGGCCACGCAGttcctcaagcagatcctggATGGAGTCCACTACCTGCACTCCAAGCGGATCGCTCACTTCGACCTCAAG CCGGAGAACATCATGCTGCTGAACCGCTCAGTGCCTCACCCGCGCATCAAGATCATCGACTTCGGACTCGCCCACAAGATCGATTTTGGCAACgattttaaaaacatctttgGAACTCCAGAGTTTGTAG CTCCTGAAGTCGTCAACTACGAACCTCTGGGCCTGGAGGCAGACATGTG GAGCGTCGGTGTGATTACCTACATCCT CCTGAGCGGAGCCTCTCCTTTCCTGGGCGACAACAAGCAGGAGACTCTGGCCAACGTGTCGGCGGTGGACTACACCTTCGATGAGGAGTTCTTCAGCAACACCAGCGTGCTGGCCAAAGACTTCATAGCGAGGCTGCTCGTCAAAGATCCAAA AAAGCGAATGACCATCCAGGACAGCCTGCAGCACCCCTGGATCAAG CCAAAGGACACTCAGCAGGCTCTGAGCAGGAAGGAGTCGGCCGTCAACATGGAGAAGTTCAAAAAGTTTGCAGCCAGGAGAAAGTGGAAG CAATCGGTCCGACTCATCTCCTTATGTAACCGCCTGTCCCGCTCCTTCCTGTCCAGGAGCAACATCAGCGTGGCCCGCAGCGACGACACGCTG GACGAGGAAGACTCCTTTGTGATGAAGGCCATCATCCACGCCATAAATGACGACAACGTGCCGGGTCTGCAGCATCTCCTCGGCTCGCTGAACAACTACGATGTGAACCAGCCCAACAAG caCGGGACCCCTCCCCTGCTGATCGCAGCCGGCTGTGGAAACATTCAGATCATCGAGGTCCTGATGAGGAAAGGAGCGGAGATCCGGGCCCACGACAAG AGCGGAGCCAACGCCATCTACTACGCGGCGAGACACGGCCACGTGGCGACCCTGAGATTCCTCCATGACAAGAAGTGCCCGCTGGATGTGCAAGATAAG TCCGGCGAGACCGCGCTACACGTGGCTGCTCGCTATGGCAACGTGGATGTGGTGAGCTACCTGTGCAGCATCCGAGCCAACCCGGACCTGACGGACAGG GAGCAGGAGACGCCGCTGCACTGCGCTGCCTGGCACGGCTACTCTCCGGTAGCCCGAGCTCTGTGCCAGGCGGGCTGCCACGTGGACGCCAAGAACCGCGAGGGGGAGAGCCCGCTGCTGACGGCCTCTGCCCGCGGCTTCGTGGACATCGTGGAGTGCCTGGTGGAGCACGGAGCCGAGCTGGAAACCACCGACAAG GAAGGCCACACAGCTCTCCACCTGGCTGTGCGTCGCTGTCAGGTGGAGGTGGTCCGCTGCCTCCTCAGACACCGCTGCCAAGTGGATCAGCAGGACCGCCACGGAAACACGCCGCTCCACATCGCCTGCAAGGATGGAAACCTGCCCGTCGTCATGGCGATCTGCAATGCTAAGGCCATCCTCGACCTCCCCAACAAG TCCGGCAGAACTCCGCTCCACCTGGCGGCGAACAACGGGAGCCTCGAGGTCGTCCGCCATCTCTGCCTGGCCGGAGCGAACATCGACGCTGTCACCAAC GATGGAAAGACGGCGGAGGATTTGGCTTCGGCCGAACATCACGAGCACGTCGTGTCACTGCTGGGAAAGCTTAAAAAG GACAACCACAAGCTGAGCTACATCCAGCAGCTGCGGCCCACTCAGACGGTCCAGCCCCGGATCAAACTCAAGCTCTTCGGACACTTGGGAGCCGGGAAGAGCACGCTGCTGGAGTCTCTGAAGTGCGGCATCCTGCGCAGCTTcttcaggaggaggaggacgcgCATGACCAACGCGGCCCGGCACCCCAACTCGCCCGTCAACTCCAAACCTCCCG TGTCGGTGAGCATTTCCAACCTGTACCCCGGCTGTGAGAACGTGAGCGTGAGGAGTCGCAGCATGATGTTTGAGCCCAGCCTGACCAAAGGCGTGCTGGAGGTCTTCTCCCCCGTGCACAGCGCTCTGTCTGCGGCTGACGAACAGGCCACCAAGGCCATCGACATCCAGCACGCCAACATCCACG GCGTGGGAGATTTCAGCGTGTGGGAGTTTTCTGGAAACCCGGTCTACTACTGCACCTACGATTATTTTGCGGCCAACGATGTCACAGCGATCCACGTGGTCCTGTTCAGCCTGGAGGAGCCGTACGAGACCCAGCTGGGCCACATCACCTACTGGCTGAACCTGCTGAAGGCCCTCACCCTGCCGCAGGAAAGCATCT CTTTCGGTGGTCGGATCCAGCAGCCTCTCGCGGTCGTCCTGGTGGCGACGCACGCCGACCTCGCCGACGTTCCCAGAGCGTTCTCCGGAGAGTTCAGCTACGACAAAGAGAGGGCGCTGCTCAAGGAAGTCAGGAACAG GTTTGGGAACGACCTGCAGATCAGTGACAAACTGTTTGTGATGGACGCTGGAGCCTCAAACTCTAAAGACATGAAGCTGCTGAGGAGTCACCTGCAGGAGCTTCGAGCCAGCGTCGTCTCC AGGTGCAGTCCGATGACGCTGCTGTCGGAGCGTCTGCTGGCCGTTCTGCCGACCTGGAGGAAGCTCAGCGGACCCAACCAGCTGATGTCGTGGCAGCAGTTTGTCAGTGACGTGCAGGAGCACATCAACCCGCTGGTGAGCCAGGATCACCTGCGCACGCTGGCCCTGCAGCTCCACAGCATGGGAGAG ATCAACATCATGCAGAGTGAGACTGTGCAGGACGTCGTCCTGCTGGAGCCTCGATGGCTCTGCAGCAGCATCCTCGGCAAGCTGCTCTCCGTGGAGACGCCCAAAGCCATCCACCACTACAGGGGGCGCTACAGGCTGGAGGAGGTGCAGGCCCTGGCGCCTGAGAGCGACGTGGACGAGCTGCTGCAGATCCTGGATGCCATGGACGTCTGCGCCCGGGACGTCACCAACCCCACCATGGTGGATGTTCCCGCACTCATCAAGACAAACGGCCTCCACCGGTCCTGGaccgaagaggaggaggaggagtcgcTGCTCTACGGAGGCGTCCGAATCGTCCCGGCCGAGCACCTCACTCCCTTCCCTTGCGGCCTCTTCCACAAGCTGCAGGTGAACCTGTGTCGCTGGAGCCACCAGCAGAAGCCCGAGGAGGACGGCGCCGACGACAACGATGGAGATATTCACCTGTGGACCAACGGCGCCAAAGTGAGCCAGGCAGGAGTGGAGGCCATGATCCTCCTGGTCAACCACGGGCAGGGTGTGGAGATTCAGGTCCGTGGACATGATTCTGAGCGGGCCAAGTGCTACACCCTGCTGGACACCCTCTGCAGTATAACAGAgaacctgctggcctccacgcTGCCCGGACAGCTCACCGCCAAATACTACCTGAGCCCTCAGCAGCTGCGGGAACACCACGCCCCCATCATGGTCTACCAACCCAAAGACTTCTTCCGGGCTCAAGTCCAGCGCGAGACCTCGCTCACCAACACCATGGGCGGCTATCGGGAGAGCTTCAGCAGCATCCTGGCGTTCGGCTGCGCTGAAATTTACCAGTGGGGGATTCTGGGAACGGACGTCCACATATCGGACGTGCCGCTGCTGGCTCGCCGGAAGCTGTGCCGCATGCTGGACCCTCCAGACGCCATGGGGAAAGACTGGTGCCTGCTGGCCATGAACCTGGGCCTCACTGAATTGGTGGCCAAATACAGCAACGGGACTCCAAACGGCACCTCTGAGCTGGACTTGGACTCGGACTCCCAGCAGGCCGCGCTGCAGCCCAGCCCGACGGCGGCTCTGCTGCAGGAGTGGAGCGGGCGAGCGGGCAGCAGGGTCGGCGTACTGATGGCGAAGCTGAGGGAGCTCGGCCGGCGCGACGCCGCGGACTTCCTGCTCAAAGCGTCGCCCGTGTTTAAGGTTAACACGGAGGCGCTGGGAGGAGCCGCCAACGGCTACCCGCCAACCTGCAACGGCGGCACATCGTACAACTCCATCAGCTCCGTCATTTCCCGCTGA